Proteins found in one Venturia canescens isolate UGA chromosome 6, ASM1945775v1, whole genome shotgun sequence genomic segment:
- the LOC122412054 gene encoding trypsin beta-like encodes MIRFLALTSFFAAIALGRTSASGAIDYSKFPERSGKIVRGEETTVESVPWQVSLGLYIASSYEHICGGSIVSEFWILTAAHCILLPDKSRRGITNVVSGATRYKTDGTLHDIDLEIPHPEYAFLHDARVSFNDIGLVHVLQKFEFGATRQPVRLHDADSGSIEGMLARASGWGFTEKLPKQSSESLRAVQLSIVKKWQCDIYLSSELNRDMYGAGQICAYGDGRRSSCNGDSGGPVTVGSTLVGILSWVPSLKTCAFFGKPLGVTEVAHYRQWIWRTIHV; translated from the exons ATGATCAGGTTCCTGGCACTGACGAGCTTTTTCGCAGCGATCGCGCTAG GACGAACTTCAGCTTCCGGGGCCATCGACTACTCCAAGTTCCCAGAACGCAGCGGCAAGATCGTTCGTGGCGAAGAGACAACGGTCGAGTCCGTTCCCTGGCAAGTGAGCCTCGGACTTTACATTGCGTCGAGTTACGAGCACATTTGCGGAGGCAGCATCGTCTCGGAGTTCTGGATCCTGACTGCCGCCCATTGCATCCTTTTACCGGACAAAAGTCGCAGGGGAATAACCAACGTCGTATCGGGAGCGACGCGCTACAAAACCGACGGGACGCTCCACGACATCGACCTTGAGATCCCGCACCCGGAGTACGCCTTCCTCCACGACGCCCGCGTCTCCTTCAACGACATCGGACTCGTCCACGTCCTCCAGAAATTCGAGTTTGGAGCAACGCGGCAACCGGTGCGATTGCACGACGCAGACTCCGGGAGCATCGAAGGGATGCTGGCTAGGGCCAGTGGCTGGGGCTTCACCGAAAAATTGCCTAAACAGAGCTCCGAGAGCCTGAGGGCCGTCCAACTTTCCATCGTTAAAAAATGGCAGTGCGACATTTATTTGTCTTCAGAATTGAATCGCGACATGTACGGTGCCGGCCAAATCTGCGCTTATGGGGACGGCCGCAGGTCCAGCTGCAACGGCGACTCCGGAGGACCAGTCACCGTCGGTTCGACCCTCGTTGGAATCCTCTCTTGGGTCCCTTCGTTAAAAACTTGCGCTTTTTTTGGCAAACCTCTCGGCGTAACCGAAGTCGCTCATTATCGTCAATGGATTTGGCGGACCATTCATGTTTGA
- the LOC122412053 gene encoding SAP30-binding protein, translated as MSVQSVALASLTATYTDSEGDDGPDDEQHHHHREEERTQGRRRESSDVSQVDDSQNSNVTSHQRSNALDSPLFGRSATNSPDDESVVLGHGGSEGYNSHTNNRAPTKNSQNAPTLVTDVTSKVQRLVSYFDDTVVSDDETGTATAFDDNNHHSHQQQSNYGREPTSISRKNNNAVAQSPKRQGELVSDCEEDVWGVTIPPEPAGQCPAELQDKISNLYKKMESGLDMNLHIQQRKEFRNPSIYEKLIQFCSINEMGTNYPPDRFDPFKWGKDSYYEELARVQKNEMDKLEKARKEKTKIEIVTGTAKRPASINSANLAEDDAKRRKSKWDQVATGTTTTVKSNLVMSQPTLTTLTSSATGTKATVISAFGSLPKKRL; from the coding sequence ATGTCTGTACAAAGTGTTGCTCTGGCATCTCTCACGGCGACCTATACCGACTCGGAGGGCGATGACGGACCGGATGACGAGcaacatcatcatcatcgcgAAGAAGAACGAACGCAGGGCCGTCGCCGCGAGTCGTCCGACGTTTCGCAGGTTGACGATAGCCAAAATTCGAATGTCACGTCGCACCAGCGTAGTAACGCGTTGGACAGTCCGTTGTTCGGCCGTTCAGCGACGAACAGTCCCGACGACGAGAGCGTTGTCCTGGGGCACGGGGGGAGCGAGGGCTACAATTCCCATACTAATAACAGAGCCCCGACGAAAAATTCCCAAAACGCCCCGACCTTAGTAACGGACGTAACGTCCAAGGTTCAACGTTTGGTTTCATATTTTGACGATACAGTTGTCTCCGACGACGAGACGGGGACTGCTACGGCGTTTGACGATAATAATCATCATTCTCATCAGCAACAAAGCAATTATGGAAGAGAGCCGACATCGATATctcgaaaaaacaacaacgCCGTAGCCCAGTCCCCTAAACGTCAAGGAGAATTAGTTTCAGATTGCGAGGAGGACGTTTGGGGGGTGACGATACCGCCCGAGCCCGCGGGCCAATGTCCCGCAGAGTTGCAGGACAAAATATCAAacctttataaaaaaatggagtctGGTCTAGACATGAATTTGCATATACAACAACGCAAAGAATTTCGTAATCCATCGATTTATGAAAAGTTGATTCAGTTTTGTAGCATCAACGAGATGGGCACCAATTATCCACCCGATCGTTTCGACCCCTTCAAATGGGGCAAGGATTCTTACTACGAGGAACTCGCCCGCgtacaaaaaaacgaaatggacAAACTGGAAAAAGCCAGGAAGGAAAAAACCAAAATCGAAATTGTTACCGGCACCGCCAAGCGACCGGCCAGCATCAACTCGGCCAACCTCGCCGAAGACGACGCCAAACGAAGGAAAAGCAAATGGGATCAAGTCGCAACCGGTACAACCACCACCGTTAAATCGAACCTCGTTATGTCCCAGCCCACCCTCACCACACTCACCTCATCGGCTACTGGTACTAAAGCGACGGTTATATCGGCCTTCGGTTCGTTACCAAAGAAAAGACTGTAA
- the RpS20 gene encoding 40S ribosomal protein S20, producing the protein MASLKTDNPEKPGQEVAPIHRIRITLTSRNVRSLEKVCAELIHGTKKQKLKVKGPVRMPTKILRITTRKTPCGEGSKTWDRFQMRIHKRVIDLYSPSEIVKQITSISIEPGVEVEVTIAND; encoded by the exons atG GCAAGTCTTAAAACCGATAATCCTGAGAAGCCAGGTCAGGAGGTTGCGCCTATTCATCGCATCAGGATTACTCTGACTTCTCGTAACGTTCGTTCGCTCGAGAAAG tttgtgCCGAGTTGATCCATGGTACGAAGAAACAGAAATTGAAGGTCAAAGGACCGGTGCGTATGCCCACTAAAATCCTTAGGATAACAACCCGCAAAACGCCCTGCGGTGAAGGTTCCAAGACTTGGGATCGCTTCCAAATGAGAATCCACAAGCGAGTCATCGATCTCTACTCGCCATCCGAAATTGTCAAGCAAATCACAAGTATTTCAATTGAGCCTGGTGTAGAGGTTGAGGTCACCATCGCCAACGATTAA
- the LOC122412040 gene encoding transmembrane protein 14C: protein MPIDFPSFLYAGAVAAGGILGYVKSNSIPSLGAGLLFGGVLGYGAYQISSTPPQYSMFLGSSAALGGIMGYRFYNTGKIMPAGVIAIMSAAMVVRTIFHQFRTPALRTD from the exons ATGCCGATcgattttccttcttttctttACGCAGGAGCCGTTGCAGCCGGTGGAATTCTGGGTTACGTTAAATCCA ATTCTATTCCTTCGCTTGGAGCTGGTCTACTATTTGGTGGCGTCTTGGGTTACGGAGCTTATCAAATCTCGTCCACTCCTCCTCAGTACTCAATGTTCTTGGGCTCCAGCGCTGCTCTCGGAGGAATTATGGGTTACCGATTTTATAACACTGGAAAAATAATGCCTGCTGGTGTCATTGCAATCATGAG tGCAGCGATGGTTGTCAGAACAATTTTCCACCAATTCAGGACACCTGCACTAAGAACCGATTAa